A region from the Lemur catta isolate mLemCat1 chromosome 7, mLemCat1.pri, whole genome shotgun sequence genome encodes:
- the LGALS12 gene encoding galectin-12 isoform X1, whose translation MLPGEKLDPIPDSFILQPPVFHPVVPYVTTIFGGLHTGKMVVLQGGVPLGARRFQVDFQCGCSLCPRPDIAIHFNPRFHTSKPHVICNTLHGGRWQREARWPHLPLQKGDSFLILFLFGNEDVKVSVNGHHFLHYRYRLPLSRVDTLGIFGDIVVEAVGFLNINPFVEGSREYPAGHPFLLRSPRLEVPCSCALPQGLWPGHVIVVRGLVLQEPKDFTLSLRDEAAHSPVTLRASFADRTLAWISPWGRKKLISAPFLFHPQRFFEVLLLCQEGGLKLALNGQGLGATTLGRQALERLRDLRISGSVQLYCVHY comes from the exons ATGTTACCTGGAGAAAAGCTGGACCCAATTCCTGACAGCTTCATCCTGCAGCCACCAGTCTTCCACCCG GTGGTTCCTTACGTCACAACGATTTTTGGCGGCCTGCACACAGGCAAGATGGTCGTGCTGCAGGGAGGGGTCCCTCTAGGTGCACGCAG GTTTCAGGTGGACTTCCAGTGCGGCTGCAGCCTGTGTCCCCGGCCAGATATCGCCATCCACTTCAACCCTCGCTTCCACACCTCCAAGCCCCACGTCATCTGCAACACCCTACACGGTGGACGCTGGCAAAGGGAGGCCCGgtggccccacctgcccctgcagaAAGGGGACAgtttcctcatcctcttcctctttgGGAATGAGGACGTGAAG GTGAGTGTGAACGGACACCACTTTCTCCACTACCGCTACCGGCTCCCACTGTCTCGTGTGGACACCCTGGGCATATTTGGTGACATCGTGGTGGAGGCTGTTGGATTCCTGAACATCAAT CCATTTGTGGAGGGCAGCAGAGAGTACCCCGCTGGACAC CCTTTCCTGCTGAGGAGCCCCAGGCTG GAGGTGCCCTGCTCATGTGCTCTTCCCCAGGGTCTCTGGCCCGGGCACGTCATCGTGGTGCGGGGGCTGGTCCTGCAGGAGCCAAAGGA CTTCACTCTGAGCCTGAGGGACGAGGCCGCCCACTCTCCCGTGACTCTCAGGGCTTCCTTCGCAGACAGGACTCTGGCCTGGATCTCCCCATGGGGACGGAAGAAACTGATCTCGGCCCCCTTCCTCTTTCACCCCCAGCGATTCTTTGAG GTGCTGCTCCTGTGCCAGGAGGGAGGGCTGAAGCTGGCGCTCAacgggcaggggctgggggccaccACCCTGGGCCGGCAGGCGCTGGAGCGGCTGCGGGACCTCCGCATCAGTGGAAGCGTCCAGCTGTACTGTGTCCACTACTGA
- the LGALS12 gene encoding galectin-12 isoform X2: MLPGEKLDPIPDSFILQPPVFHPVVPYVTTIFGGLHTGKMVVLQGGVPLGARRFQVDFQCGCSLCPRPDIAIHFNPRFHTSKPHVICNTLHGGRWQREARWPHLPLQKGDSFLILFLFGNEDVKVSVNGHHFLHYRYRLPLSRVDTLGIFGDIVVEAVGFLNINPFVEGSREYPAGHEVPCSCALPQGLWPGHVIVVRGLVLQEPKDFTLSLRDEAAHSPVTLRASFADRTLAWISPWGRKKLISAPFLFHPQRFFEVLLLCQEGGLKLALNGQGLGATTLGRQALERLRDLRISGSVQLYCVHY, from the exons ATGTTACCTGGAGAAAAGCTGGACCCAATTCCTGACAGCTTCATCCTGCAGCCACCAGTCTTCCACCCG GTGGTTCCTTACGTCACAACGATTTTTGGCGGCCTGCACACAGGCAAGATGGTCGTGCTGCAGGGAGGGGTCCCTCTAGGTGCACGCAG GTTTCAGGTGGACTTCCAGTGCGGCTGCAGCCTGTGTCCCCGGCCAGATATCGCCATCCACTTCAACCCTCGCTTCCACACCTCCAAGCCCCACGTCATCTGCAACACCCTACACGGTGGACGCTGGCAAAGGGAGGCCCGgtggccccacctgcccctgcagaAAGGGGACAgtttcctcatcctcttcctctttgGGAATGAGGACGTGAAG GTGAGTGTGAACGGACACCACTTTCTCCACTACCGCTACCGGCTCCCACTGTCTCGTGTGGACACCCTGGGCATATTTGGTGACATCGTGGTGGAGGCTGTTGGATTCCTGAACATCAAT CCATTTGTGGAGGGCAGCAGAGAGTACCCCGCTGGACAC GAGGTGCCCTGCTCATGTGCTCTTCCCCAGGGTCTCTGGCCCGGGCACGTCATCGTGGTGCGGGGGCTGGTCCTGCAGGAGCCAAAGGA CTTCACTCTGAGCCTGAGGGACGAGGCCGCCCACTCTCCCGTGACTCTCAGGGCTTCCTTCGCAGACAGGACTCTGGCCTGGATCTCCCCATGGGGACGGAAGAAACTGATCTCGGCCCCCTTCCTCTTTCACCCCCAGCGATTCTTTGAG GTGCTGCTCCTGTGCCAGGAGGGAGGGCTGAAGCTGGCGCTCAacgggcaggggctgggggccaccACCCTGGGCCGGCAGGCGCTGGAGCGGCTGCGGGACCTCCGCATCAGTGGAAGCGTCCAGCTGTACTGTGTCCACTACTGA